One stretch of Pradoshia sp. D12 DNA includes these proteins:
- a CDS encoding DUF2500 domain-containing protein, translated as MDNFLMDDGGFFGIFLTGFPIIFGIIFILVIGTFLFIIIKSLSKWSHNNKQPRLNVVAKVVTKRSESRGSDNSSSTWYYATFEMESGDRMELTLSGKDYGMLAEGDIGNLSFQGTRYLGFLRI; from the coding sequence ATGGATAATTTTTTGATGGATGATGGTGGGTTCTTTGGCATTTTTTTAACTGGATTTCCAATCATCTTTGGTATTATTTTTATTTTAGTCATTGGCACTTTTCTATTTATTATCATCAAAAGCCTATCTAAATGGAGTCATAATAATAAACAGCCCAGGCTGAATGTAGTTGCTAAGGTTGTCACCAAACGATCAGAGAGCAGAGGAAGTGACAATTCGTCCAGTACCTGGTATTATGCGACGTTTGAGATGGAAAGCGGCGACCGAATGGAATTGACTTTAAGTGGAAAAGACTACGGGATGTTAGCAGAAGGAGATATTGGGAATCTATCTTTTCAGGGCACACGGTATCTCGGATTTTTGAGAATCTAG
- the upp gene encoding uracil phosphoribosyltransferase, with protein sequence MGKVYVFDHPLIQHKLTFIRDKNTGTKEFRELVDEVSTLMAFEITRDLPLEEVEIETPVSKSTSKTIAGKKVAIIPILRAGLGMVDGMIKIIPAAKVGHVGLYRDPETLKPVEYYVKLPADVEEREFIVVDPMLATGGSAVDAISAIKKRGAKNIKFVCLVAAPEGVKAVEEVHPDVDIFIAALDEKLNDHGYIVPGLGDAGDRLFGTK encoded by the coding sequence ATGGGAAAAGTTTATGTGTTTGACCATCCGTTAATACAGCATAAGTTAACATTTATCCGTGATAAAAATACGGGTACAAAAGAATTCAGAGAATTGGTAGATGAAGTATCTACTTTAATGGCTTTTGAAATCACCCGAGATCTCCCGTTAGAAGAAGTGGAAATTGAAACGCCAGTCAGCAAATCAACATCTAAAACAATTGCGGGTAAAAAAGTAGCCATTATCCCTATTTTACGTGCTGGTCTTGGTATGGTTGACGGCATGATTAAAATTATTCCGGCAGCAAAAGTTGGACATGTAGGTTTATACAGAGATCCAGAAACATTGAAACCAGTTGAGTATTATGTAAAACTTCCTGCTGACGTAGAGGAAAGAGAATTTATTGTAGTTGATCCAATGCTTGCGACAGGTGGATCTGCTGTCGATGCCATTAGCGCAATCAAAAAGCGCGGGGCAAAAAATATTAAATTCGTTTGTCTAGTTGCTGCGCCTGAAGGCGTTAAAGCAGTGGAAGAAGTCCATCCGGATGTCGATATTTTCATCGCTGCACTTGATGAAAAATTGAATGATCACGGCTATATCGTTCCAGGTCTAGGTGACGCGGGCGACAGATTGTTCGGAACAAAATAA
- a CDS encoding GNAT family N-acetyltransferase: protein MYYLSISKSTDIEGIERFAAPQGVELHHEDISSGKFVLLKEEGSIKGMIGLEPCGDYGVLRSFLFKEEAQVQVPALFETILALAKEKGLKKIFLISNKLQALGFFEALQFERVKNGEIPKDVRDSSVVEKVWTINETYIMERAL from the coding sequence GTGTATTATTTATCTATATCAAAAAGTACCGATATTGAAGGAATTGAGCGGTTTGCGGCACCTCAAGGAGTTGAGCTGCATCATGAAGACATTAGTTCAGGAAAATTTGTTTTATTAAAAGAAGAAGGCTCTATTAAAGGAATGATTGGTCTGGAGCCATGTGGAGATTATGGGGTGCTTAGGTCTTTTCTGTTTAAAGAGGAGGCTCAGGTGCAAGTACCTGCCCTGTTTGAAACGATCTTGGCTTTAGCAAAGGAAAAAGGGTTGAAAAAGATATTTCTGATATCGAATAAACTGCAAGCGTTAGGATTTTTTGAGGCTCTTCAATTTGAAAGAGTGAAAAACGGGGAGATTCCTAAAGACGTAAGAGATTCCTCGGTTGTGGAAAAGGTGTGGACAATAAATGAAACATATATCATGGAAAGAGCCCTATAA
- a CDS encoding manganese efflux pump MntP family protein, translating into MEQTMVEFFGLLFMAFALGMDAFSIGLGMGSYKLRLKQVLIIGFTVGIFHVWMPLLGIFSGKLLSAQFGLFASYAGAGLLLFLGLQMLLTGIQGKGETVVAPVGTGLILFAISVSLDSFSVGLSLGMLGSRALMTILCFGFAAFFLTVSGLLLGRRVHTYLGKYSLVFGGSIMFAVGLKIILHLHG; encoded by the coding sequence ATGGAACAAACGATGGTTGAATTTTTTGGCCTGCTTTTTATGGCTTTCGCACTCGGAATGGATGCCTTCTCAATTGGATTGGGAATGGGATCGTACAAGCTGAGGCTTAAGCAAGTACTCATCATTGGTTTTACTGTTGGTATTTTTCATGTGTGGATGCCGCTCTTGGGTATCTTTTCAGGAAAGTTATTATCCGCTCAGTTTGGATTGTTTGCCTCATACGCCGGTGCTGGTTTATTACTATTTCTTGGCTTGCAAATGCTGCTCACTGGAATTCAGGGTAAAGGTGAAACGGTTGTGGCTCCAGTTGGAACAGGATTGATTCTATTTGCGATAAGTGTCAGTTTGGATAGTTTCTCAGTTGGACTGAGCCTCGGAATGCTGGGATCCCGAGCGCTGATGACCATCCTGTGCTTTGGCTTTGCCGCCTTTTTCTTGACGGTGTCAGGGTTGTTGTTAGGGAGAAGAGTACATACATATCTCGGCAAATACAGCCTTGTTTTTGGGGGGAGCATCATGTTTGCGGTTGGGTTAAAGATCATCCTGCACCTGCATGGATAA
- the rpiB gene encoding ribose 5-phosphate isomerase B has product MKVIIASDHGGINIRKEIMNLMEELEIQYEDFGCDCETSVDYPDYALPVAERVAKGEFDRGILICGTGIGMSIAANKVKGIRAALVHDMFSAQATRAHNNSNVLTMGERVIGPGLAREIARVWLTTEFEGGRHETRIGKIAEAEK; this is encoded by the coding sequence ATGAAAGTTATCATTGCATCAGATCACGGTGGAATAAATATAAGAAAAGAAATTATGAACCTAATGGAAGAGCTTGAGATTCAATATGAGGATTTTGGATGCGATTGTGAAACATCTGTTGATTATCCGGATTATGCGTTGCCTGTTGCTGAAAGAGTGGCAAAAGGAGAATTTGACAGAGGGATTTTGATCTGCGGTACTGGAATCGGAATGAGTATCGCGGCGAATAAAGTAAAAGGAATTCGTGCAGCATTGGTACATGATATGTTTAGTGCCCAAGCTACAAGAGCTCATAATAACAGTAACGTACTAACAATGGGAGAGCGTGTAATTGGTCCTGGTTTAGCTAGAGAAATTGCCCGCGTTTGGCTGACAACGGAATTTGAAGGCGGCCGCCATGAAACACGGATTGGAAAAATAGCTGAGGCAGAAAAATAA
- a CDS encoding TIGR01440 family protein yields MSEINLKEIKTQVTAILEDLEAHFPMNGRLLVIGCSTSEVIGKRIGTSGTMEVAQAIFEAIYDFSKQKGVYLAFQGCEHINRALIIERKTAIQYNLDEVSVVPARNAGGALAACAFANFENAVVVEHICADAGIDIGDTMIGMHLKHVAVPLRSAIREIGKAHVTFAMTRPKLIGGPRAQYDRVNIREM; encoded by the coding sequence ATGAGTGAGATTAATTTAAAAGAAATAAAAACTCAGGTGACTGCCATTCTCGAAGATTTGGAAGCTCATTTTCCGATGAATGGCCGTTTGTTGGTAATTGGCTGCAGTACAAGTGAAGTAATCGGAAAGCGAATTGGTACAAGCGGGACGATGGAAGTGGCACAAGCAATCTTTGAGGCCATATATGATTTTTCTAAACAAAAGGGAGTCTACTTGGCTTTTCAGGGTTGTGAACATATTAATAGGGCTCTGATTATTGAACGAAAGACAGCTATTCAATATAATCTGGATGAAGTATCAGTTGTGCCTGCCCGGAATGCGGGTGGAGCATTGGCCGCTTGTGCATTTGCTAATTTCGAGAATGCAGTTGTGGTTGAGCATATTTGTGCTGATGCAGGCATCGATATTGGGGATACAATGATTGGAATGCATCTGAAGCATGTTGCAGTCCCGTTGCGTTCAGCGATTAGAGAGATTGGGAAGGCGCATGTAACATTTGCTATGACCCGGCCGAAACTGATAGGTGGGCCGAGAGCTCAATATGATAGAGTAAATATTAGAGAAATGTAA
- the glyA gene encoding serine hydroxymethyltransferase: protein MRHLQKQDSQVFDAIQQELDRQRGKIELIASENFVSEAVMEAQGSVLTNKYAEGYPGRRYYGGCEYVDVVEDLARERAKKIFGAEHANVQPHSGAQANMAVYFTILNPGDTVLGMNLSHGGHLTHGSPVNFSGIQYNFVEYGVDEKTHLINYEDVREKAIQCKPKLIVAGASAYPRSIDFKKFREIADEVGAYLMVDMAHIAGLVAAGLHPSPVPYAEFVTTTTHKTLRGPRGGMILCREEFAKKIDKSIFPGIQGGPLMHVIAAKAVAFGEALQDSFTDYAKEIIENAKRLGESLQKEGLTLVSGGTDNHLLLIDVRSINLTGKVAEKVLDDIGITVNKNTIPFDPESPFVTSGVRIGTAAVTSRGFKLEDMDEIAAIISLALKNHEDEEKLKEAAERVTKLSGKYELYPEY, encoded by the coding sequence ATGAGGCATTTGCAAAAGCAAGACTCGCAAGTATTTGATGCAATTCAACAAGAATTGGACAGACAACGCGGTAAGATTGAGCTGATTGCTTCAGAAAACTTTGTCAGCGAAGCAGTAATGGAAGCTCAAGGATCCGTGCTTACGAATAAGTATGCGGAAGGATATCCAGGCAGACGCTATTACGGCGGCTGTGAATATGTGGACGTAGTTGAGGATTTGGCTAGGGAACGTGCCAAAAAGATATTTGGCGCGGAGCATGCAAACGTACAGCCACATTCAGGCGCTCAAGCAAATATGGCTGTTTACTTTACGATTTTGAATCCAGGAGATACGGTACTTGGAATGAACCTATCCCACGGAGGCCACTTAACTCACGGAAGCCCTGTAAACTTCAGCGGAATCCAATACAATTTTGTTGAATACGGTGTTGATGAAAAAACCCATCTTATAAATTACGAGGATGTTAGAGAGAAAGCAATCCAATGTAAGCCTAAATTGATTGTTGCCGGTGCGAGTGCGTATCCACGTTCAATTGATTTCAAGAAATTCCGTGAAATTGCAGATGAAGTAGGCGCCTATTTAATGGTGGACATGGCTCATATTGCAGGGCTTGTTGCAGCCGGTTTGCACCCAAGTCCAGTTCCTTATGCGGAATTCGTCACGACGACAACTCACAAGACATTGCGCGGACCACGCGGAGGAATGATCCTTTGCAGAGAAGAGTTTGCCAAGAAAATAGACAAGTCCATTTTCCCTGGTATTCAGGGAGGACCTCTAATGCATGTAATTGCTGCAAAAGCAGTGGCATTTGGCGAGGCACTTCAGGATTCCTTTACAGATTATGCAAAGGAAATTATAGAGAATGCAAAACGCCTTGGTGAAAGTCTGCAGAAGGAAGGACTTACGCTCGTTTCAGGCGGTACAGATAATCACTTATTATTAATCGATGTCCGCTCCATCAACTTAACTGGTAAAGTAGCAGAAAAGGTACTGGACGATATTGGTATTACAGTGAACAAAAATACGATTCCATTTGACCCAGAAAGCCCATTTGTAACGAGTGGGGTTCGTATTGGAACAGCGGCTGTTACAAGCCGTGGATTCAAATTGGAGGATATGGATGAAATCGCGGCAATCATCAGTCTCGCCCTCAAGAACCATGAGGACGAAGAGAAACTGAAAGAAGCTGCAGAGCGAGTGACTAAGCTATCTGGAAAATATGAATTATACCCTGAGTATTAA
- a CDS encoding low molecular weight protein arginine phosphatase → MKNILFVCTGNTCRSPMAEAILRNYNLSDIEVKSAGVYAYGGQTASEYTVTVLDKHKIVQDHASSPLKGEDIEWATYVLTMTEGHKQLIASHYPQAIEKTFTLKEFVSDDPGNRDISDPFGGNEQVYEQTFHELSKWIKKLVEKLKD, encoded by the coding sequence TTGAAGAATATTTTATTCGTTTGTACAGGAAATACATGTCGAAGTCCTATGGCAGAAGCTATTTTGCGAAATTATAATCTGTCTGATATAGAAGTAAAATCAGCAGGGGTTTATGCCTATGGGGGTCAAACGGCATCTGAGTATACGGTTACGGTACTTGATAAACACAAAATTGTGCAGGACCATGCCTCATCTCCATTAAAAGGAGAAGACATCGAGTGGGCAACCTATGTATTAACGATGACAGAAGGCCATAAGCAGTTAATTGCTTCGCATTACCCTCAGGCGATTGAAAAGACGTTTACATTAAAGGAATTTGTAAGTGACGATCCTGGGAACAGAGATATTTCAGATCCATTCGGGGGTAATGAACAAGTATATGAGCAAACTTTCCATGAATTATCTAAATGGATTAAAAAGCTTGTGGAAAAATTAAAAGACTAG
- the spoIIR gene encoding stage II sporulation protein R: MMAKKYLPLIYIVLLCAATMTGMITPKNSSSATETEVQVIPNEAIRLRILANSNKEADQELKRSIRDEVNKEINKWVAELTSIEEARKVIGSRLSDIEAIAEDVMVKEGNVQKIQVDFGETVFPTKLYGQYLYPAGKYEAIKITLGEGQGENWWCVLFPPLCFLDFNSGTAVANDSAYEESAEEVEPVNNSMNEETAEQTQTDDQKIQPIKTAAQTDKSIEKAEDQETQMDYENQSEEAGQDIAPPVYENQDEEPVKVKFFLKEILKDLF; this comes from the coding sequence ATGATGGCAAAAAAATATTTGCCTTTAATATATATTGTATTACTTTGTGCGGCAACAATGACTGGAATGATTACACCGAAAAACAGTTCTTCTGCGACAGAAACAGAGGTTCAAGTAATCCCGAATGAAGCGATCCGCTTACGGATCTTAGCAAACAGTAATAAAGAAGCTGACCAGGAATTGAAACGATCCATCAGGGATGAGGTCAATAAAGAAATTAACAAATGGGTAGCAGAATTAACTTCAATTGAGGAAGCCAGAAAAGTGATTGGTTCCCGTTTGTCTGATATAGAAGCTATAGCTGAAGATGTTATGGTCAAAGAAGGTAATGTACAAAAGATACAGGTTGATTTTGGTGAAACTGTTTTTCCAACTAAGCTATATGGACAATATTTATATCCGGCAGGCAAGTATGAAGCTATTAAAATCACATTGGGTGAGGGTCAAGGTGAGAACTGGTGGTGCGTCCTTTTCCCGCCGCTATGCTTTCTGGATTTCAACAGCGGAACAGCTGTAGCAAATGATTCAGCGTATGAAGAGTCAGCTGAAGAAGTTGAGCCAGTTAATAATAGTATGAACGAGGAAACTGCAGAACAAACGCAAACGGATGATCAAAAAATACAACCGATTAAGACTGCCGCCCAAACGGATAAATCGATTGAAAAGGCAGAAGATCAAGAAACGCAAATGGATTACGAGAACCAGTCTGAAGAAGCCGGACAAGATATCGCCCCTCCTGTTTATGAAAATCAGGATGAAGAGCCGGTTAAGGTGAAATTCTTTTTAAAAGAGATCTTGAAGGATTTGTTTTGA
- a CDS encoding L-threonylcarbamoyladenylate synthase, giving the protein METKMWTVDKTVDKEEGYPQLMDAAQKLKAGELIAFPTETVYGLGANALLGGSVAAIYEAKGRPSDNPLIVHIGEKEQVHGLVGEIPAVADKLMEQFWPGPLTLIFQKKEGVFPDVVTAGLSSVAIRMPDHPVALDLLKKAGCPTAAPSANLSGKPSPTTAEHVREDLDGKIAGIVDGGPTGVGLESTVLDVTGSIPQILRPGGITREQLEKVVGEVSVDPGLVKDSDAPKAPGMKYTHYAPKAPLTLVEGTPQFIQTLINEERDLGKRVGVYTVDEHAHLYEADVIITGGSREQLDTVAEKMYGVLRQFDKEQPDLIFGEVYPEDGIGIAIMNRLKKAAGGRIITQDKF; this is encoded by the coding sequence GTGGAAACAAAAATGTGGACAGTGGATAAAACTGTGGATAAAGAAGAGGGTTATCCACAATTGATGGATGCGGCCCAAAAATTGAAAGCCGGAGAGCTGATTGCTTTTCCGACTGAAACGGTTTATGGACTTGGAGCAAATGCTTTACTTGGAGGGTCTGTAGCAGCTATTTATGAGGCGAAGGGAAGACCGAGTGATAATCCTTTAATCGTCCATATTGGAGAAAAGGAACAGGTTCATGGATTGGTGGGAGAAATTCCTGCAGTCGCAGATAAACTAATGGAACAATTTTGGCCAGGTCCGTTGACGCTAATTTTCCAAAAGAAAGAGGGCGTGTTCCCGGATGTTGTAACAGCAGGTCTTTCATCAGTAGCGATCCGAATGCCGGATCATCCGGTGGCATTGGATTTACTGAAAAAGGCGGGCTGTCCCACAGCCGCGCCAAGTGCAAATCTGTCTGGTAAACCAAGTCCGACAACAGCAGAGCATGTTCGCGAGGATTTAGATGGTAAAATTGCTGGGATCGTGGATGGAGGTCCAACTGGGGTTGGCTTGGAATCAACAGTACTTGATGTGACTGGCAGTATTCCGCAAATACTTAGACCTGGTGGTATTACGCGTGAACAACTGGAGAAGGTAGTCGGTGAAGTGTCTGTGGACCCTGGCTTGGTGAAGGACAGTGATGCACCGAAAGCTCCTGGTATGAAATATACACATTACGCACCGAAAGCCCCATTGACCTTGGTTGAGGGTACCCCTCAGTTTATCCAAACATTAATAAATGAAGAGCGGGACTTAGGTAAGCGAGTGGGTGTGTACACGGTTGACGAACATGCCCATTTGTATGAAGCTGATGTTATTATTACTGGCGGAAGCCGTGAGCAGCTGGACACTGTGGCTGAAAAAATGTATGGAGTGCTGCGCCAATTTGATAAAGAGCAGCCAGATCTAATTTTCGGAGAAGTGTATCCGGAGGATGGGATTGGGATTGCAATCATGAATCGCTTGAAGAAAGCGGCAGGAGGAAGAATCATCACACAAGACAAGTTCTAA